The stretch of DNA GCCCcaacaaatgcaaaataaatttcaaGCTTGATACTTGGTCCCAATTTTTGCCCGAACTTGGTGATCCATCCCTTGAAAATTAAACACTATGTGTCAACTGTTTGTTCATTAAGGCAAATGATTAGAAACTAATCATTATTACATATtagttttatgttgtttttgttgataTGATGTTTCTGAAATTATGATGGAGAGAGCCTGTTAAGTTTCGTGTATCTTTATTCGATGTTCCAGCTCGTTGTGAGCTTTGGGAACGAATACACACAACTTATCCAGGTGTCACgtaattttgattggtcaaaactGTTTCGGAGCTAATTAACGCTATATGTAACAAATGCAGCGATTGGTCAACGTATAGCGTGGGTTCTTAAGGACCTAAGGCATAAAATATCATTACTGACAATATATGGTTATGTAAGTTTACCTGAGTCTAAAGTGATACCGACACGGACATTAATTCTTTAACAATAGATGACAGCCAGAGTAAAAAGCTTGTTCCGGGGTCTTGATTAACACTGAGTAAATGGATTAACTTGAGGAGCCGAACCGAACAAAAAACCGGAATGCTGAGTTTAGATAATTGTAATACAATTGTTATACGCaagtataatgtgatatctagCTGTCTTGGACAATAAAACACTTAAGGCGCTATACAACAaggattgttttttttttaacaaaatagaGTTTTTGGTTAAGATATATTGAGTTAAAAGATAGACTATTTTCAGAAATaactttatttatatgtattttagttaaaattaaaaatggtATGAAATATCAGTAtgatattaataaaaaacacatttcagACACATAGACTTTCATATTGTTAAGTCAAACTCAACACCCATTTGTGGTTGCAGATCATGCATGGTtcggattttaatcaaattgacaTACTCTGTACGTAGATGTTAAAATCCCAAAATGTTCTCATGAACTTATATTAGAGCGATATAGTGAAACTTTCTATGGTGTCGGACTTTTTTTTCCAGTGAATGTAGTATTCATATTGACCCAAACGCTCTGCGACGTAGACTGTTAAATTGGGGACCAAATTAGATCTATGATGAAACCTGGGTTGCTTTTATACACAGGGCGAGACGGGGGTATACGTAGTTTGACGTCATTTCAAACTGGCGCAACACGATCCTGTTACATAACGGCGTAAAATAGATgcaaacatatatttttgacattcaaaccacgatccgcggggaaTTTTCCGTATTATAGTACGACGGTGATCCgtttttgtagtaaaacgtagtaaacaAGTCACgagcttatacctcattcatatgccattggccggaaaaaagtgatcacgtgattgacTTTGACTTTACTTTCTCTGACCTGCTATTAAAAATACGTAATTTGTTCTTTTGACCAAGGATTTATACGTGATACGTCcttatttttcaaaacattggttaaacactttttttttattaaattaacgtcctattaactgtcagggtcgtgtaaggacggcttcccgtGTATGCGATGTGTAGCGCGTCtgaagtgtgtggtgcgtgtttgggagactgtggtatgttcgtgttgtgtcttcttttatagtggaactgttgccctttttatagtgctttatcactgaatcACGCcatcgaagacaccaagcaacacaccccaaccggtcaaattatactgacaacgggcgaaccagtcgtcccacttcctgtatgATGAGCGCTaggcaggagtagaaactatcactttcatagactttggtgtgtctcggccaggggacagaacccagagcctaccatACAGGGGCATgcactcaacagaaggccaaaagtgaggcggtgccaaggaagacgttaggaagaagataaatgataaattccttaatttagtcgccttttatgattgTGCAATAGGGGAGCAGttacaattctaacgtcctacctgGAATAAGAATAGAAATCCTCAATCACTATTATtgtaatgtacaatgtagtataaATAATAGAGAGAATTATCTTCTAGAGACATtgatgcttttttttttttttttttttttttactttcacatcaaaccatgatataatgttcaAACTTTGTGTTGATACACTTaagtccctctgcctgtcaacaaagacaaagaaggagtttccagtctctttgtatgtatacatgtatgtttctggTCCATTGTGTAAATGCTGGCTAATTAATGATAAAAGGGAAATACTGAATTGAAAGttttctatttttgataaatttattgCTGCATAAAACTTTATTATAACAATCCATTTTAGCTACAGTGTAGATAAATGTTTCACACTACTCGGATAtaatttattgacaaaatattatttgttacatattGGACATCCTCAAAATGTTCTGACTTGACGTGATGATCTATGGTAATTGCCCAATAAATAAAACTCAAAGTATGTGCCTTATTTTCATATTCGTTTTACAAGTTATATAGAAAATCCGGAAATTTGAATACGGAAACGAGTTGAAATTTGTATAGCGTGAAGACGTTTCCGGtgtaattttagtttttttgttttgcttttcttGTGCAGACGATTTTGACAATGTTGAGATGCTTAACTGTCTGGGCGATCGGAAAGTACCGTGACATTTGAAAGTTGTCGATCGAGAAAACATAAGGTATGTCTTAACTGTTGTCGTGGTGTAAACAGAGATTGACACACGACAGAcaagttaaaataaaatgatgaatTATGATTTATTCTGGACGAACAGCCGGACATGCAGTATATACAGCTGTAGTACATGTTTCCATGTAAAGTAATTGACATACATTGTTGATAATAGGCCttcttgtttgttttcttttttaataattcAAACCCCTCATCGTAATGACATGTAAACTGATAACTAGTCTAGTGTGATCGATGATgtcattgtaaatgtatctacTCATCTGCATCTGttcaatgacgtcacttttatatttatatctgaTTCAGTTTGTGTCATAAGTTTATGggcaatatatgtatatatatatacaaatgtaagtGTATGTAAGTCTATTTATTTGTGcaaaatttacattgtatttaaattGACTCGAATTTTTTAgctatacaaatgtaattttgatAATGTTAAATTGTGGCAATTGCTACAATGACCAGTGTAGTCTGCAATTTTtcaaaagaagaagaaaaataccaTCATACCTAGCATTCTTACTGCTAAcccatatttttattaattcttTTAGAACAAGTCAAGGGTCAAATCCGATAACAAGCTACCTATTTCGcaagttttgttttgaaaacatcaATGATTTTACtctttttaattaataaaggTTGACCAATTTAAGCTATAATATAATTCTGCTTGTTAATGTCCATGCAATTACTGTCCTTATGTGAAACCACGCAGgcatacttacatgtatgtatgcataCAGCTGATTATCATACATCATGATGATCAAAATCATACATGTGTTATCATGATCAATTAGGCCAACATCAGCTTTTCCTTATaaacaatttctttttcaattctATAAAGAAGGTgtatagagacctgatattggacctaCAAAATCCTTTCGTTATAAAAATAGTTTGtatgttatacacatattataggaaatttgaaatgaaaattactacaTTTTATAACCATTAATTTGTTGTAAGAGAGTTCATTATAagtttgttttactgtatatgtttgCCCCACATTTCTTTACATATTCCCTTTTGTTGTAGTGATGCAGTGGTGTATGGGAACAGGTGAATAATGGAGAAACGTCCCTGATTACAATGGCGGGTCTAGAGACAGGACCAGCCACTCCAATGAGTGACATATTCCAGGATTCTGTGACAAAGTCACTGTCCGCTTTATGTCTCGATGCAAATTTGTCCGACATCAAGTTTGTCTTTCCTGAAGAACCGGGTAAAGTTGCCATCCCTGCCCACCGACTGATCCTGGCGATGCGGAGTGCAGTATTCCGAACCATGTTTTATGGCAGTTTGCCGGAGAGTGGGCCTGAGGTGAAAATTGTAGACATTGCAAGCGACATCTTCTCATCAATATTAAGGTAAGtgtttataatatattgtcACTTGCAATgtctacaatatatatatatatatactgaataAAGTCTGAAGatctcccttgaatggggcgaaagcgctcattTAAtaagtcagtcgttattgtttttatttcttactgATTAGCGTATATGTTGATCTGCGCTAAACATCTAAAGATTTTCTAAATTTGCATCCAAATTGAAATTCATCTGATCAATTTTCTGAACTTCTGATTCAAGAAAATCTCAAATTCTCCATAGTTAAGACAGGAGTTAAGGAAGTGTCTGAAGTTATCATTGTCTAATTATAACTTTCATAATGCTTTCCTCTGGATTTTATTTAAGTTAATGATCGTTTTCTTAAGATTAATTAATTCACCCCTGCAATTTCACAATGGTCTCTTCTAGTCCTTGAAttggaagagtctaaatgtgtcttcaggggtgaatgcgTTAAGGAACCTTGATGAAATTGATCATCAGAACTACTTTGTGGATATTTTTCACATATTACTGGCAAAGAAAAAAGGGCCCAAAGGGTGAAATGTTTACATAGCAAACATAATTTCTGAACAATGTTTGAAATGTGGTATCAATGTAATAAAGTCATTCATGAATTTGATACATgtcagtgatttttcagggtaCTTTGGGAATTTTTTTTGGACAGgaattgggaatttttaatcgcGAAAAGAACGATTTTAGGTAAAAGTTAGCCATTACTGAACATGGCTGTTTtaggtaattatataactgttttatttgATGTTACATGCTATTTTTACATGGACCTGTATTGTATCAACAAAACAATCTTATATCAGGACAGCTTTTTTCTCAGCAATTTGATTTGGGAATTTGtcattgtaattgggaaaaaTATAGGGGGTTTGGTATTGGGAATGGGGTCGTTTACCGACCaaagttatataaggagaaaaatcactgcatgtacatgtataccctgTTCGAGGAGGAATAGgatattgatttttataatgaaaatgacTTGACCCGTCACCGCAATTATATGGGTCAGTGGCGAGAATTTGATTCTGCAAGCAATGATTTATGTGACCTAAATAATCTATCGTCATCGTGATGTCATGATACTGTTGCCAAAACATCATACAATTGTGAAGAACTTGAAAAGATCTTGTGTCTCCATATCTTTACCTTAGGGTGACATAGAAAAAACAGATTCTCTTACTCtggacagggatatccacaATTTTACCGGTGCGAGATTTTATGCACGTGATATTTACACATGCTCATATAGGGTAatagaaaaagaatcattcaccctctttTGGGTGAGACATGAGATCTCATCCCTCGGGATTAGATTCTCGGCAAAGCCTTGtggtttgacaacttaagaatcttacaCTTCGGGTCAATCCATTTCATTTCATTCATACAGAGATGaactttataatttgttttgtttttacaggTACGTCTATACAGATGAGGTTGCCATTGACGACGAGACTGTTATTCCACTCCTTCACGCTTCACAGAAGTACGAACTGCTGACCTTGCTCCACGAGTGCGAGAGTTATTTAGAAGGCGCACTGAATGTAAAGAATGTCTGTACCATTCTTAATCACGCGGCGTTGTTTGGCATGGACGACCTCATCAAGGATGCGTTAAGTTTTATAGAAATCAACGCGGCAGAGGTGTTCAAAGAGGAGTCCTTCACCTTCCTTACTCAGAGTAACTTTGCTATGGTGCTGAAGAGCGAGCGGATCGGAACAGCCGAAATCAACATCTTCAATGCTGCCATGAGATGGGCGGATGAGCAATGCAGCAAGAATGAGAAGACTTTGAATGGTGAAAATCGCAGACAAGCGCTAGGGAATATGTTATATCAGTTGAGATTTAACTTACTGTCATTAGAAGACTTCTCCAATGTTGTTGTCCCTACCGAGGTTTTAACTGATGATATACTACTCAAGTTTTATAAACTTTTCACACAAAAGAATTTTGATCCCGATACCAttacaaattttatcaaaactcCCAGGCTTGAGTACCCTCCATTGGAAGTAAATCTTCAGGCGTTGACACAAATCCCTACATGCACTTTTGTCCAGTCGAGTGGGGTAAAACTAGGCCTGGTGGGAGAGAGGGGGGTGCAAAGTTTAGAAACAGTATCTGTTTATACAACTCAGCCAATGAAGATCAGACAACTCGATTTTGTTCCTACCCCCACGGGGACTCCCGACCATCCAAAAATAGGACACAATCCCCAGGGGGAATTCCGTATAGAACAAGCTCTGGTCTACATCGACGATGTGTCGGGCGAGGTAGTGAAGCCGATATACAAGGGGAAAATCCCCCTGGGGATGAAAACCTCAATGAAGTTTGATCTTGTCCTCCAGATTGGAGACTGGACCAAATTAGCCATCGGGGTAAGTAAGATGTGCAGTGTATGTGGCATCATGGTAGCCCCGGAGTATAGTAAGATCCCTGAACAGTACACCAGGAATAGACACGGTAACTCTATCAAGTCCCCTAACACTAAATCAGTCGCTGCCTTTGGTGGCAGCTTCCAGATTGCAACGTCGGGACAAAACATTATTAAGTCCATCAGGTTTGAGAAGGAATATCCAATAAATCTAAGTATATCCCAAACATAATCAGTCAGAGTCAGGTTCAGTGGTTACAGTGTCACACAAAATTCTTCCCCAAACATAATCAGTCAGAGAGGTCAGTGGGTTAGTGGTTACAGTGTCACAAAATTCTTCCCCAAACATAATCAGTCAGAGAGGTCAGTGGGTTAGTGGTTACAGTGTCACAAAATTCTTCCCCAAACATGATCAGTCAGAGAGGTCAGTGGGTTAGTGGTTACAGTGTCACACAATTCTACCACAAACATGATCAGTCAGAGAGCTCAGTGggttagtggttaaggtgtcacaCAATTCTACCACAGACATGATCAGTCAGAGAGCTCAGTGGGTTAATGGTTAAAGTGTCACACAATTCTACCACAAATATATCTGTCAGAGAGCTCAGTGGGTTAGTGGTAAAGGTGTTACAGTTGTCTACCACCACTGAGTTGTGTGTTTGACACAAATTTATCTAGGCCTGGATTTCTTGACACAAAAAATTACCAAATGAGGTCAACACTAAGTCATCCCATTTTGTAAATTTCGGCAAAATTTTAGGCTAAGTCTGTTTTTGATTAAAGTTTATTTCTAGGAATCTtggtaacatacatgtactttctaCATTTTGTGGGTTTTCTCTGGGTATAAGCTATCAAATCAGTTGAAATTAACcctttttcaaatttaaaattaattggCCAATCAACATTCCAAAAAGAAATACAAGGTACCAACTAGCTGATGTTTTTGTGCAAGTTCAATTTTCACAGGTCATGCTTTCGTTGATCAAAGTCAAAGCAACATGTTTGTTAGCTAAGCTTTTGTCAGTTTTTAGCATTATATGTCAGGCCTATATGTCAAATCTTGTCAATTAAGTGTTGTTGGTTAATTCTGTAAGTGAAATTTACGTGATCTTTACCtacatgtatgatgtagtaagtaAAATTTACGTGATCTTTACCtacatgtatgatgtagtaagtaAAATTTACGTGATCTTTACCtacatgtatgatgtagtaagtaAAATTTACATGATCTTTACCTACAGTGATTGAGATTTTGCAATATATTACCAGGAAGGGtactatatataaatcatataccgtattcgacccaattaAGCGCCcgtgtccctataagcgcccttcCCCCATTTTGaagcctcgatttcaattgcccaggcataaataaagacaaaaattacacaaaattgTAAAGGTTTGCAATAACTTGGTCTTATTagcacattttcattttttaaacaccctgggcgcttattgggtcgaatacggtatgtataatttatcaatttttcaaCCGTTCAGTGGTGAAACTTCCATAACCACAGATGTATCCTCCGAAATTGTTAAAGTATCAACTCTGTGTATTTGTggtattatttcaaatacatatacatgttgtaAGGATTAGGTAAAATGTTTGTTGATAAGAGTtggaaaatattataattacacatttcaatttaattgaccaaattgtatatatatgtatagctaggaagttattaatatttttctaataCAGTAATACCTTCCTTAgcgaccatctctgtataatgaccataaTACCTTCCTTAgcgaccatctctgtataatgaccatctgTCATACACAGTAACACCTGCCTAAGCGACCACCTCAGTATAacgaccacctctatataaa from Argopecten irradians isolate NY chromosome 15, Ai_NY, whole genome shotgun sequence encodes:
- the LOC138308819 gene encoding BTB/POZ domain-containing protein 6-like encodes the protein MAGLETGPATPMSDIFQDSVTKSLSALCLDANLSDIKFVFPEEPGKVAIPAHRLILAMRSAVFRTMFYGSLPESGPEVKIVDIASDIFSSILRYVYTDEVAIDDETVIPLLHASQKYELLTLLHECESYLEGALNVKNVCTILNHAALFGMDDLIKDALSFIEINAAEVFKEESFTFLTQSNFAMVLKSERIGTAEINIFNAAMRWADEQCSKNEKTLNGENRRQALGNMLYQLRFNLLSLEDFSNVVVPTEVLTDDILLKFYKLFTQKNFDPDTITNFIKTPRLEYPPLEVNLQALTQIPTCTFVQSSGVKLGLVGERGVQSLETVSVYTTQPMKIRQLDFVPTPTGTPDHPKIGHNPQGEFRIEQALVYIDDVSGEVVKPIYKGKIPLGMKTSMKFDLVLQIGDWTKLAIGVSKMCSVCGIMVAPEYSKIPEQYTRNRHGNSIKSPNTKSVAAFGGSFQIATSGQNIIKSIRFEKEYPINLSISQT